In one window of Eubalaena glacialis isolate mEubGla1 chromosome 13, mEubGla1.1.hap2.+ XY, whole genome shotgun sequence DNA:
- the EEF1A2 gene encoding elongation factor 1-alpha 2, whose product MGKEKTHINIVVIGHVDSGKSTTTGHLIYKCGGIDKRTIEKFEKEAAEMGKGSFKYAWVLDKLKAERERGITIDISLWKFETTKYYITIIDAPGHRDFIKNMITGTSQADCAVLIVAAGVGEFEAGISKNGQTREHALLAYTLGVKQLIVGVNKMDSTEPAYSEKRYDEIVKEVSAYIKKIGYNPATVPFVPISGWHGDNMLEPSPNMPWFKGWKVERKEGNASGVSLLEALDTILPPTRPTDKPLRLPLQDVYKIGGIGTVPVGRVETGILRPGMVVTFAPVNITTEVKSVEMHHEALSEALPGDNVGFNVKNVSVKDIRRGNVCGDSKSDPPQEAAQFTSQVIILNHPGQISAGYSPVIDCHTAHIACKFAELKEKIDRRSGKKLEDNPKSLKSGDAAIVEMVPGKPMCVESFSQYPPLGRFAVRDMRQTVAVGVIKNVEKKSGGAGKVTKSAQKAQKAGK is encoded by the exons ATGGGCAAGGAGAAGACCCACATCAACATCGTGGTCATCGGCCACGTGGACTCGGGCAAGTCCACCACGACTGGCCACCTCATCTACAAATGCGGGGGCATCGACAAGAGGACCATCGAGAAGTTTGAAAAGGAGGCGGCCGAG ATGGGGAAGGGCTCCTTCAAGTATGCCTGGGTGCTGGACAAGCTGAAAGCTGAGCGGGAGCGCGGCATCACCATCGACATCTCCCTCTGGAAGTTTGAGACCACCAAGTACTACATCACCATCATCGACGCCCCGGGCCACCGCGACTTCATCAAGAACATGATCACAGGCACCTCCCAG GCGGACTGCGCCGTGTTGATCGTAGCGGCGGGAGTGGGCGAGTTTGAGGCGGGCATCTCCAAGAACGGGCAGACCCGGGAGCACGCACTGCTGGCCTACACGCTGGGCGTGAAGCAGCTTATCGTGGGGGTCAACAAGATGGACTCCACGGAGCCCGCCTACAGCGAGAAGCGCTACGACGAGATCGTCAAGGAGGTCAGCGCCTATATCAAGAAGATCGGCTACAACCCAGCCACCGTGCCCTTCGTGCCCATCTCGGGCTGGCACGGCGACAACATGCTGGAGCCCTCGCCCAAC ATGCCGTGGTTCAAGGGCTGGAAAGTGGAGCGGAAAGAAGGGAACGCCAGTGGCGTGTCCCTGCTGGAGGCCCTGGACACCATCCTGCCCCCCACACGCCCCACAGACAAGCCCCTGCGCCTGCCGCTGCAGGATGTGTACAAGATCGGCG GTATTGGCACCGTGCCCGTGGGCCGAGTGGAGACGGGCATCCTCCGGCCGGGCATGGTGGTGACCTTTGCGCCTGTGAACATCACCACGGAGGTGAAGTCAGTGGAGATGCACCACGAGGCGCTGAGCGAGGCCCTGCCCGGGGACAACGTAGGCTTTAACGTGAAGAACGTGTCGGTCAAGGACATCCGCAGGGGCAACGTGTGTGGGGACAGCAAGTCCGACCCTCCCCAGGAGGCCGCCCAGTTCACGTCCCAG GTCATCATTCTGAACCACCCTGGGCAGATCAGCGCTGGCTACTCGCCGGTCATTGACTGCCACACAGCCCACATCGCCTGCAAGTTTGCTGAGCTGAAGGAGAAGATTGACCGGCGCTCTGGAAAGAAGTTGGAGGACAACCCCAAGTCCCTGAAGTCCGGCGATGCGGCCATCGTGGAGATGGTCCCGGGGAAGCCCATGTGTGTGGAGAGCTTCTCCCAGTACCCACCTCTCG GCCGCTTCGCCGTGCGCGACATGCGGCAGACGGTGGCCGTGGGCGTCATCAAGAATGTGGAGAAGAAGAGCGGTGGCGCCGGTAAGGTCACCAAATCGGCGCAGAAGGCGCAGAAGGCGGGCAAGTGA